From Brassica oleracea var. oleracea cultivar TO1000 chromosome C3, BOL, whole genome shotgun sequence, a single genomic window includes:
- the LOC106328025 gene encoding probable sucrose-phosphatase 2, which produces MERLTSSARLMIVSDLDHTMVDHHDPENLSLLRFNSLWEHAYRRDSLLVFSTGRSPTLYKELRKEKPLLTPDVTIMSVGTEITYGNSMLPDHGWVDTLNNKWDLRVVKEETGNFSELTLQAETEQRPHKVSFYVDKSKAHQVTKELSQRLEKRGLDVKIIYSGGMDLDILPQGAGKGQALAYLLKKLKSEGNLPVNTLACGDSGNDAELFSVPDVYGVMVSNAQEELLKWHAENAKDNPKVIHAKERCAGGIIQAVGEFKLGPNLSPRDVSDFLECKADENVNPGHEVVKFFLFYERWRRGEVENSEAYLASLKASCLHDGVFVHPSGAEKSLVDTIDELRKYHGDKQGKKFRVWVDQVLATESAHGTWIVKLDKWEQSDDERRGCTTAVKFTAKEGEGLVWERVEQTWSEESKLKKDDSSWII; this is translated from the exons ATGGAGCGGCTAACATCTTCTGCTCGTCTCATGATTGTCTCCGATCTTGATCATACCATG GTTGATCATCATGACCCTGAGAACCTCTCACTGTTAAGATTCAATTCACTGTGGGAACACGCTTACCGACGCGACTCTCTTCTTGTCTTCTCAACCGGAAGATCACCAACCCTTTACAAAGAACTAAGAAAGGAGAAGCCTTTGTTAACCCCTGATGTCACCATCATGTCTGTTGGCACTGAGATTACTTATGGTAACTCCATGCTTCCTGATCATGGTTGGGTTGATACCTTGAATAACAAATGGGACTTGAGGGTTGTGAAAGAAGAGACCGGTAACTTCTCTGAGTTAACTCTTCAG GCGGAAACTGAGCAGAGACCACACAAGGTTAGCTTTTACGTTGACAAGAGTAAGGCACATCAAGTGACTAAAGAGCTCTCACAGCGGTTGGAGAAACGTGGG TTGGATGTGAAAATAATCTACAGCGGAGGTATGGATTTGGATATCTTACCACAAGGCGCTGGCAAGGGACAAGCGCTTGCTTATCTCCTCAAGAAGCTCAAGAGCGAAGGGAACCTCCCTGTTAACACTCTCGCTTGTGGAGACTCTGGGAACGATGCTGAGCTCTTTAGCGTTCCTGATGTTTACGGCGTCATGGTGAGCAATGCTCAGGAGGAGCTGTTGAAGTGGCACGCTGAGAATGCGAAGGACAACCCGAAGGTGATCCATGCTAAGGAGAGGTGTGCGGGTGGGATTATACAAGCCGTTGGTGAGTTCAAGCTTGGTCCGAACCTTTCTCCGAGAGATGTCTCTGACTTCTTGGAGTGCAAGGCTGATGAGAATGTGAACCCTGGTCATGAGGTTGTGAAGTTTTTCTTGTTTTATGAGAGGTGGAGACGTGGTGAGGTTGAGAACAGTGAGGCGTATTTAGCTAGCCTCAAAGCTTCATGT CTTCATGATGGTGTGTTTGTGCATCCATCTGGTGCTGAGAAATCTCTGGTGGATACCATTGATGAGCTGAGGAAGTACCATGGAGACAAACAAGGGAAGAAGTTCCGGGTGTGGGTAGATCAAGTCTTGGCAACAGAGAGCGCTCATGGGACATGGATAGTAAAGCTTGATAAATGGGAACAGAGTG ATGATGAACGCAGAGGCTGCACAACCGCTGTCAAGTTCACAGCAAAG GAAGGGGAAGGGTTGGTGTGGGAACGTGTAGAGCAAACTTGGTCGGAGGAATCAAAGTTGAAGAAGGATGATAGCAGCTGGATCATCTGA
- the LOC106334317 gene encoding uncharacterized protein LOC106334317 — MDSSTGFMTVFAVSGSVVLLVAQLHKRLLSYHMEKLELQLDMKNKEKKKKKKKVSFAEDVMEPSGNNVEYRRKNRKSKLEDGRRRIQRTSQVL, encoded by the exons ATGGACAGCTCTACTGGGTTCATGACAGTCTTTGCCGTCTCCGGAAGCGTGGTGCTCCTTGTGGCTCAGTTGCACAAACGTCTCCTCTCCTATCACATGGAGAAGCTTGAACTTCAACTTG ATATGAAGAATAAGGAGAAGAAGAAGAAAAAGAAAAAGGTGAGTTTTGCAGAGGACGTGATGGAGCCGTCAGGGAACAACGTAGAGTATCGCCGGAAAAATCGGAAATCAAAATTGGAGGATGGAAGAAGAAGAATCCAACGAACGAGTCAAGTTTTGTAA